One window of the Pseudoxanthobacter soli DSM 19599 genome contains the following:
- the ribB gene encoding 3,4-dihydroxy-2-butanone-4-phosphate synthase, whose amino-acid sequence MELDKIEAAIKAFAAGEPIVVVDDDDRENEGDLILAASMATPEKIAFMIRHTSGILCVPMTGQRASELNLAPMVAQNLDPMRTAFTVTVDYKVGMTTGISAEERCNTARALANQNCTASDFLRPGHMFPLIAKPGGVLARSGHTEAGIDLARLAGLEPLAVLSEIVNDDGTVKRLPELVPFAREHGLKIISIEDLIAYRLRNETFVSRVSARDMTVAGLPARVLVYRTPFEPLEHVVAVFGDVAEGERVPCRIHREQPIGDLFARPKSGRTWVEAAVDKFRDTRRGVLIFLRSPQAEDVEEVVAEPGKDGEKHSSALARMNRWREIGAGAQILRDLKVRSISLIASSERQYVGLGGFGIEIEETILVDG is encoded by the coding sequence ATGGAACTCGACAAGATCGAGGCCGCGATCAAGGCCTTCGCCGCCGGCGAGCCGATCGTGGTGGTCGACGACGACGACCGGGAGAATGAAGGCGACCTGATCCTGGCCGCGTCGATGGCGACGCCGGAGAAGATCGCGTTCATGATCCGGCACACCAGCGGCATCCTCTGCGTGCCGATGACCGGTCAGCGCGCCAGCGAGCTCAACCTGGCGCCGATGGTGGCTCAGAATCTCGATCCGATGCGGACCGCCTTCACCGTCACGGTCGACTACAAGGTCGGGATGACGACCGGCATTTCCGCCGAGGAGCGCTGCAACACCGCGCGCGCCCTCGCCAACCAAAACTGCACGGCGAGCGACTTCCTGCGGCCGGGGCACATGTTCCCGCTGATCGCCAAGCCCGGCGGCGTCCTCGCGCGGTCCGGCCATACCGAAGCCGGCATCGATCTTGCGCGGCTCGCCGGCCTCGAGCCCCTCGCCGTGCTGTCGGAGATCGTCAACGACGACGGCACGGTGAAGCGTCTGCCCGAACTCGTTCCCTTCGCCCGCGAGCACGGGCTCAAGATCATCTCTATAGAGGACCTGATCGCGTATCGGCTGCGGAACGAGACCTTCGTCTCCCGCGTGTCGGCGCGCGACATGACCGTCGCCGGCCTGCCGGCGCGGGTGCTGGTCTATCGCACGCCGTTCGAGCCGCTGGAGCATGTCGTCGCCGTCTTCGGCGATGTGGCCGAGGGCGAGCGCGTGCCCTGCCGCATCCATCGCGAGCAGCCGATCGGCGACCTGTTTGCGCGGCCGAAGTCCGGGCGCACATGGGTTGAGGCCGCGGTCGACAAGTTCCGCGACACCCGTCGCGGCGTGCTGATCTTCCTGCGCTCCCCCCAGGCGGAGGATGTCGAGGAGGTCGTGGCCGAACCTGGCAAGGATGGCGAGAAGCACTCGAGCGCGCTCGCTCGAATGAACCGCTGGCGCGAAATCGGGGCCGGTGCGCAGATCCTTCGCGATCTCAAGGTCCGCTCGATCTCGCTGATCGCGAGCTCCGAACGCCAATATGTCGGCCTCGGCGGCTTCGGAATCGAGATCGAGGAGACCATCCTCGTCGATGGCTGA
- the tal gene encoding transaldolase, producing the protein MPSKLDQLREMSVVVADTGDIDAVSHLKPVDCTTNPTLVLKAVGLPRFADTFEEALAWGRKQAGTPEAVSKAVADRLAVSVGAALTELVPGRVSTEVDADLSFDTAATLEKARAVIAAYKARGIGHERILIKIASTWEGIRAAEILQKEGIDCNLTLIFSKYQAVACADAGAFLISPFVGRILDWYAKSTGKTYTAEDDPGVQSVREIYTYFKTHDVKTVVMAASFRNVGEIEALAGCDRLTISPALLEALGKDEGPLVRQLSPETVGAAPERLVIDEKTFRWGMNEDAMATEKLAEGIRTFAKDLASLRKMVSDRLAL; encoded by the coding sequence ATGCCGTCGAAGCTCGATCAACTGCGTGAGATGAGCGTCGTCGTCGCCGATACCGGCGACATCGATGCCGTGAGCCACCTGAAGCCGGTGGACTGCACCACCAATCCCACTTTGGTGCTGAAGGCCGTGGGCCTGCCGCGCTTCGCCGACACGTTCGAAGAGGCGCTGGCGTGGGGCCGCAAGCAGGCGGGTACGCCGGAGGCGGTCTCAAAGGCCGTCGCCGACCGGCTCGCCGTTTCGGTAGGCGCAGCGCTGACCGAACTGGTGCCGGGCCGCGTTTCGACCGAGGTCGACGCCGACCTTTCGTTCGATACCGCCGCGACTCTGGAAAAGGCGCGAGCCGTCATCGCCGCCTACAAGGCGCGCGGGATCGGCCACGAGCGCATCCTGATCAAGATCGCCTCGACCTGGGAGGGCATCCGCGCTGCGGAGATCCTTCAGAAGGAAGGCATCGACTGCAATCTGACGCTGATCTTCTCGAAATATCAGGCTGTCGCCTGCGCGGATGCCGGCGCGTTCCTGATCTCGCCGTTCGTCGGGCGCATTCTCGACTGGTACGCGAAGTCCACCGGCAAGACCTATACCGCCGAGGACGATCCGGGCGTCCAGTCCGTGCGCGAGATCTACACCTACTTCAAGACCCACGACGTCAAGACGGTGGTGATGGCGGCGTCGTTCCGCAATGTCGGCGAGATCGAAGCTCTCGCCGGTTGCGACCGGCTGACCATCTCTCCGGCTCTGCTCGAGGCGCTCGGCAAGGACGAGGGGCCGCTGGTGCGGCAGCTCAGCCCGGAGACTGTCGGCGCCGCACCAGAGCGGCTCGTCATCGACGAGAAGACGTTCCGCTGGGGCATGAACGAGGATGCTATGGCGACCGAGAAGCTCGCCGAGGGCATCCGCACCTTCGCCAAGGACCTCGCGTCCCTGCGCAAGATGGTTTCCGACCGGCTCGCGCTCTGA